The following proteins are encoded in a genomic region of Blastopirellula marina:
- a CDS encoding GlsB/YeaQ/YmgE family stress response membrane protein: MGDETIQLSSQFEAWANLVLAWVGFGTLTGLLAKAIMPGKDPGGPIATMAMGIGGSVIGCGTLSLCFEGYHVSPLSPMGFAVATGGAFLILFFYRLLSGQVVDESQPPAPRRMRLYSSRRRSSHREHADHY; the protein is encoded by the coding sequence ATGGGCGACGAAACAATCCAACTGTCTTCACAATTTGAGGCTTGGGCGAACCTCGTGCTGGCTTGGGTCGGCTTTGGAACACTTACCGGTTTACTGGCTAAGGCCATCATGCCAGGTAAAGACCCAGGCGGTCCAATTGCAACCATGGCCATGGGAATCGGCGGTTCGGTTATTGGATGTGGAACTCTCTCGTTATGCTTTGAAGGGTATCACGTCTCGCCACTGAGTCCGATGGGATTTGCCGTGGCAACTGGCGGTGCGTTTTTGATCCTGTTCTTCTATCGACTTCTCTCGGGCCAAGTGGTCGATGAAAGTCAGCCGCCGGCACCGCGCCGCATGCGTCTCTATTCGTCGCGTCGACGTAGCTCGCATCGTGAGCATGCTGATCACTACTAA
- a CDS encoding P-II family nitrogen regulator: MKKIEAVVRHHKLDEIKEALVTKGFGGMTATEVQGFGRQKGQTETYRGAEYSIDFVPKIKVEIVCTDEQCQEIVDTIIQKAQSGQIGDGKIFISELTDVIRIRTAETGSSAI; this comes from the coding sequence ATGAAGAAGATCGAAGCCGTCGTCCGCCACCACAAGTTGGACGAAATCAAGGAAGCCCTCGTGACCAAAGGGTTTGGTGGCATGACCGCAACCGAAGTCCAGGGATTTGGACGACAAAAGGGACAGACGGAAACCTATCGCGGTGCTGAATACTCGATCGATTTTGTTCCCAAAATCAAAGTCGAAATCGTTTGCACCGACGAACAGTGCCAAGAAATCGTCGACACGATCATCCAGAAAGCCCAGTCGGGGCAGATCGGTGACGGAAAGATTTTCATTTCCGAGCTGACCGACGTCATCCGTATTCGCACCGCCGAAACCGGTTCGTCCGCCATCTAA
- a CDS encoding thioredoxin family protein, translating into MTLDWSEIYASGLSYNDYLARYGNENQQQRWAVKRNTLSLSDAQKELLSRFTRKMHVLCMAGAWCGDCVDQCPMFALLEEESPNIEVRFVDRDDCDEAFKELVKVCGGNRVPVTVFLTEDFQQTGFYGDRTLAKYRQLIENVTGAACSTGISLGTEGQMDPLTTSVLAEWIDQFERNQWILRTSARLREKHGD; encoded by the coding sequence ATGACACTTGATTGGTCAGAGATTTACGCTTCCGGACTCAGCTACAATGACTATCTCGCCAGATATGGCAACGAAAATCAGCAGCAACGTTGGGCAGTCAAACGGAATACCCTTTCGCTAAGCGATGCCCAGAAAGAGCTGCTGAGTCGTTTTACTCGCAAAATGCACGTTCTCTGCATGGCTGGGGCTTGGTGCGGTGACTGCGTGGACCAGTGCCCGATGTTTGCGCTATTGGAAGAAGAGTCGCCGAACATCGAAGTTCGCTTCGTGGATCGAGACGATTGTGACGAGGCTTTCAAAGAACTGGTCAAAGTTTGCGGTGGTAACCGAGTTCCGGTTACGGTGTTCCTGACCGAGGACTTTCAACAGACCGGTTTCTACGGCGATCGTACCCTGGCCAAGTACCGTCAGCTTATCGAAAATGTGACCGGCGCCGCCTGCAGCACGGGCATCTCGCTGGGAACGGAAGGCCAAATGGACCCATTGACCACAAGTGTCCTCGCTGAATGGATCGATCAATTTGAAAGAAATCAATGGATCCTGAGGACGTCGGCCCGTCTCCGTGAGAAGCACGGAGACTAA
- a CDS encoding SufE family protein, whose product MNKPPTLTPEELIDDFEFMETKEERLKLIVELGRELPEFPEELRRDEFKVQGCQSQVWLVPQIVEEDGSKRIIFQADSDAHIVKGLVGILVMLLSGKTPQEILDFDLRGLFDRLKLEKHLVPARSNGLHSMVRRIGEIASLSK is encoded by the coding sequence TTGAACAAACCGCCTACCCTGACCCCAGAAGAGCTGATCGACGACTTCGAGTTCATGGAAACCAAGGAAGAGCGTCTGAAGCTAATTGTCGAGCTTGGACGCGAACTTCCCGAGTTTCCGGAAGAACTGCGCCGTGATGAGTTCAAAGTGCAAGGCTGTCAAAGCCAAGTTTGGCTCGTACCGCAAATCGTCGAAGAAGATGGATCGAAACGAATCATCTTCCAGGCCGACAGCGATGCCCACATTGTGAAAGGGTTAGTCGGGATTTTGGTGATGCTTCTCTCTGGCAAAACACCTCAAGAGATACTTGATTTCGATCTGCGGGGCTTGTTTGATCGGCTCAAGTTGGAGAAGCACTTGGTGCCGGCACGCTCGAATGGACTGCATTCGATGGTCCGCCGCATTGGCGAAATCGCATCGCTCTCGAAGTAG
- a CDS encoding protein kinase domain-containing protein, whose protein sequence is MTQPNTKVVERIAAEARRRSGAQRDAFLEDTCGTDVALRERVERLLAPIPRGTLVPGTEATLTHAPSDVPSKHSLHPRSYRNRLLPATNFIVHIWASRVYRSIAITVFVLLIILLGLGSRYLVWNELHKLRQQEFEALLTAEVQALTLWIDSCESEAELVARDPEIVDAIDSLLKKHKELHEEYSVADIQPELAILREHLPEFSKTEDESKRFIQANDPITTYVYDPNKPGEVEGSFRAQSITEDDEGAYVIADTFGFILASNQEERIGKPIETELDGKVALKIMRGETGFLPPLRTKSRPNESTSGENATYVWAYTAIQEPGESPRAMLGLGYFSVGNFTRALTNIRTGATGEAYAFDENGTMLTESRFTEDLWHRNVLPEGTPSRANLTLAPSQTPTHPGGPRRGHEHVTRLVNMARDGRTEDLDFGVILEPYKGYTGHEVVGAWQWLDDYGFGVAYETAAYEAFSPFTYISIGQYVLLGLIAAFAGITYYAANSMVYMRRTIGEHMVVGSYVLLRKIGEGGMGQVYLARHQMLKRPTAVKLVRPDKTDPGITKRFEREVQLSSRLKHPNTVEIYDYGKTPEDVFYYAMEYLDGVTIEELVRQNGWQSVPRVLYVMRQVAASLREAHAMGLIHRDIKPLNIMLCRVGGEYDVAKVLDFGLVKNLSADAAATVVTGTTEISGTPMYIPPERVKNPTQADPCVDIYALGATVFFMLTGRTIHLANSAVDVLVQIVTQPVPSVHEAADRVIPDQLQDLLTRCLSKDPAQRPQSAEEILLEVEAMLVDFPWTTAEAKAWWESHVPPDSLGVWAETADQT, encoded by the coding sequence ATGACGCAGCCGAATACGAAAGTCGTTGAACGAATTGCCGCCGAGGCTCGACGCCGTTCCGGTGCGCAACGAGACGCGTTTCTTGAAGATACCTGTGGAACCGATGTCGCTCTGCGTGAACGTGTTGAGCGTCTACTAGCCCCCATTCCGCGCGGGACACTGGTTCCTGGAACCGAAGCAACGCTGACCCACGCTCCGTCCGACGTTCCCTCCAAGCATTCGCTTCACCCACGCAGCTATCGCAATCGGTTACTACCGGCCACCAATTTCATCGTTCACATCTGGGCATCCCGAGTTTATCGCAGTATCGCGATCACGGTCTTCGTGCTGCTAATTATCTTGCTTGGCTTAGGCTCGCGGTACTTGGTGTGGAACGAGTTGCACAAGCTACGTCAACAAGAATTCGAGGCGTTGTTAACCGCCGAGGTCCAAGCGCTAACGCTGTGGATTGACTCTTGTGAAAGCGAGGCCGAGTTGGTCGCGCGAGATCCCGAGATCGTGGATGCGATCGACAGTTTGCTAAAGAAGCATAAGGAACTCCACGAAGAATATTCGGTCGCCGATATTCAACCAGAATTGGCAATCCTAAGAGAACACTTGCCGGAATTCAGCAAGACGGAAGACGAATCGAAACGGTTCATCCAGGCAAATGATCCAATCACCACCTATGTCTACGATCCGAATAAGCCTGGCGAAGTTGAAGGAAGTTTCCGCGCGCAATCAATTACTGAAGATGACGAAGGGGCGTACGTCATCGCCGATACGTTTGGCTTTATCCTGGCCAGTAATCAGGAAGAAAGAATTGGAAAGCCGATTGAGACTGAGTTAGATGGAAAAGTCGCACTAAAAATCATGCGCGGTGAGACTGGATTCCTACCACCGTTGCGTACTAAGTCTCGCCCGAACGAATCGACCTCTGGTGAAAACGCCACCTATGTATGGGCGTACACGGCGATTCAAGAGCCAGGCGAATCCCCTCGCGCGATGCTAGGGCTGGGATATTTTTCGGTTGGCAACTTCACGCGAGCTCTCACGAACATTCGTACCGGGGCTACTGGTGAGGCATATGCCTTCGATGAAAATGGAACGATGCTGACCGAGAGCCGATTCACCGAAGATCTATGGCATCGCAACGTATTACCAGAAGGCACTCCTTCGCGGGCCAATCTCACTCTTGCTCCATCCCAAACGCCGACTCACCCGGGCGGACCTCGAAGGGGGCACGAACACGTCACGCGCCTGGTCAACATGGCACGCGACGGACGAACGGAAGATCTAGATTTCGGAGTAATCCTAGAGCCGTACAAAGGATATACCGGACACGAAGTCGTCGGTGCCTGGCAGTGGCTAGATGATTACGGCTTTGGTGTGGCCTACGAAACGGCTGCCTATGAAGCGTTTAGCCCGTTCACGTATATCTCGATCGGGCAATATGTATTGCTCGGCCTGATCGCGGCATTTGCCGGCATTACGTACTACGCAGCCAACTCGATGGTCTACATGCGTCGAACAATCGGCGAGCACATGGTCGTCGGATCGTATGTTCTTCTGCGGAAGATCGGGGAAGGCGGAATGGGACAGGTCTACTTGGCTCGACATCAAATGCTAAAACGCCCGACAGCCGTAAAACTGGTCCGCCCTGACAAAACCGACCCCGGAATCACAAAACGATTTGAACGCGAAGTGCAGCTGTCCAGTCGCCTGAAGCATCCCAATACCGTCGAGATCTACGACTACGGTAAGACGCCTGAGGATGTCTTTTATTACGCAATGGAGTACTTGGACGGTGTCACGATAGAGGAATTAGTTCGCCAGAACGGTTGGCAATCGGTTCCGCGCGTCTTGTACGTCATGCGACAAGTAGCGGCATCCCTCCGCGAGGCCCATGCGATGGGCCTGATCCACCGCGACATCAAACCGCTCAACATCATGCTGTGTCGCGTTGGGGGCGAGTACGATGTAGCCAAGGTGCTTGACTTCGGACTCGTGAAAAACTTATCGGCTGACGCTGCCGCCACCGTCGTGACCGGAACGACGGAGATCAGCGGGACCCCGATGTACATTCCGCCAGAACGGGTTAAGAACCCGACGCAAGCCGATCCGTGCGTCGATATTTATGCGTTAGGTGCGACCGTCTTTTTCATGCTTACTGGTCGCACGATTCATTTGGCTAATAGTGCCGTGGACGTGCTGGTGCAAATCGTGACCCAGCCAGTACCTTCGGTCCATGAGGCAGCGGATCGAGTGATTCCCGACCAACTTCAAGATCTGCTCACGCGATGTCTTTCCAAAGACCCTGCCCAGCGTCCCCAATCCGCGGAAGAGATCCTGCTGGAAGTCGAGGCCATGCTTGTCGATTTTCCTTGGACTACCGCGGAAGCCAAAGCTTGGTGGGAATCGCATGTTCCCCCCGACAGTTTGGGCGTCTGGGCCGAGACAGCCGATCAGACGTAA
- a CDS encoding aldose epimerase family protein — translation MSVTASEFGDLPDGTTIVKYTVDNGNGLKMELINYGAIMTSLSAPDKDGKSENINVGFDNLDGYLAGPPYFGATVGRYANRIAKGKFTLDGKQYTLATNNGPNSLHGGIKGFDKVVWASKKIETPEAVGVQFDYTAKDGEEGYPGNLKVTVKYTLTPKNELVMDYTATTDAKTVLNLTNHNYWNLAGAKSGKNYDHQLKLESDKYLPVDETLIPTGELATVKGTPMDFTSFKAIGKDIQETGGDPVGYDHCYVLTSQSGDLALAATVKDPTSGRVMEVWTTQPGIQFYSGNFLDGSEANGGLNQHEAFCLETQHYPDTPNQEGFPSATLEPGETFHETTVHKFSVAK, via the coding sequence ATGAGCGTCACAGCGAGTGAGTTCGGCGATCTGCCGGATGGAACCACGATTGTCAAATACACCGTTGACAACGGAAACGGACTCAAGATGGAGCTGATTAACTACGGCGCCATCATGACGAGCCTGTCGGCCCCAGACAAAGACGGCAAGTCGGAAAACATCAACGTTGGTTTCGACAACCTGGACGGCTACCTGGCCGGGCCTCCTTATTTTGGCGCCACAGTGGGTCGTTACGCGAATCGCATCGCTAAGGGTAAGTTCACCCTCGACGGGAAGCAGTACACCCTGGCGACCAACAACGGCCCCAACAGCCTCCACGGCGGGATCAAGGGTTTTGATAAGGTTGTCTGGGCCTCGAAGAAGATTGAAACCCCGGAAGCGGTTGGTGTTCAGTTCGATTATACCGCCAAAGATGGCGAAGAAGGCTATCCAGGTAACTTGAAGGTTACCGTCAAATATACGCTGACTCCGAAGAATGAGTTGGTGATGGATTACACCGCAACGACCGACGCGAAGACGGTGTTGAACCTAACCAACCACAACTACTGGAACTTGGCCGGTGCCAAGAGTGGTAAGAATTACGATCATCAACTGAAGCTTGAATCGGACAAGTATTTGCCGGTTGATGAAACATTGATCCCGACTGGTGAACTTGCCACAGTTAAGGGAACGCCGATGGATTTCACTTCGTTCAAGGCGATCGGCAAAGACATTCAAGAAACGGGTGGCGATCCGGTTGGATACGATCACTGCTACGTGCTTACCAGCCAGTCGGGCGATCTGGCCCTGGCCGCGACCGTCAAAGATCCGACTTCGGGTCGCGTGATGGAGGTCTGGACCACGCAGCCTGGAATTCAGTTCTACAGTGGTAACTTTCTGGACGGCAGCGAAGCCAACGGTGGCTTGAACCAACACGAAGCGTTCTGCCTGGAAACCCAACATTACCCAGACACACCGAATCAAGAGGGATTCCCATCGGCAACTCTGGAACCTGGCGAAACATTCCACGAAACCACGGTTCACAAGTTTTCTGTGGCCAAGTAA
- a CDS encoding RNA polymerase sigma factor, which produces MTLQPAELLKQHERWLRTALYARLHSPVEVDDVMQETVTAALENWQQIRDPSAVGPWLYKIAIRQALLYRRKQGRIRKLHENVQRNAPPPSESGTNPLDWLLAEERNEMVRRAMSELPRRDAEILLLKYTEQWSYRDISKRLGVSESAVEARLHRARARLREKLLAREVISTGT; this is translated from the coding sequence GTGACACTTCAGCCCGCAGAACTGCTAAAGCAGCACGAGCGCTGGCTGAGGACTGCGCTGTACGCTCGGCTGCATAGTCCTGTGGAAGTGGATGATGTGATGCAGGAAACGGTCACCGCAGCGCTGGAAAACTGGCAGCAGATTAGGGACCCCAGCGCTGTGGGGCCGTGGCTATACAAGATCGCCATCCGTCAGGCCTTGTTGTATCGCCGTAAGCAGGGACGAATTCGGAAGTTACACGAAAACGTCCAGCGAAACGCACCACCCCCGAGCGAAAGTGGAACCAATCCACTGGACTGGCTTCTCGCCGAAGAACGTAACGAGATGGTTCGTCGAGCGATGAGCGAACTTCCCCGCCGGGATGCTGAGATTCTGCTGCTCAAATACACCGAGCAGTGGAGTTACCGGGACATCAGCAAGCGGCTGGGTGTCAGCGAGAGCGCTGTCGAGGCTCGGCTCCATCGAGCACGGGCTCGATTGCGAGAAAAACTGTTGGCCCGCGAAGTGATCTCGACGGGAACGTAA
- a CDS encoding PDZ domain-containing protein yields the protein MKVRYLFATGLLAAGVVAAPLWNNATADEKPQQDRAAEVQPDAEKAKQEVKHYWLGIQLAPTPAILKQHVERLKDGGAMVAGVANASPASKAGLQAGDHILKVNDQAVTSPEQIVDIVRQGEGEAIVLRVLRGFEIESFTVKPEIAPENPVVPQANIGMEGMMPPSLNGGGPGARLHIFGPGQMVPPDVRLRLLEDNLPQNLMIRVEKKGDAPAKLHIEREGESWDVTADDIDQLPEDLRPIAKRFLAKNTNGPIIFGGKDVPFSELRDMMIQRQPGQFVPGKVVMPPNVEAMQQQMQQEMKQQMREMQEMMKRMHQQMERIQLEQGQPQKDLGQSDEV from the coding sequence ATGAAGGTCCGATATTTGTTCGCAACAGGTCTTTTGGCAGCCGGCGTTGTTGCGGCTCCCCTGTGGAACAATGCCACGGCAGACGAAAAGCCTCAGCAAGATCGTGCGGCAGAAGTCCAGCCGGACGCCGAAAAGGCCAAACAAGAAGTCAAACACTATTGGCTCGGGATTCAATTGGCACCCACGCCAGCAATCCTGAAGCAACACGTCGAACGCCTGAAAGATGGCGGCGCCATGGTCGCCGGTGTTGCCAATGCCAGCCCAGCATCCAAAGCTGGACTCCAAGCAGGCGACCATATCCTGAAAGTGAACGACCAAGCCGTAACCTCGCCTGAGCAAATCGTCGACATCGTTCGTCAAGGTGAAGGAGAGGCGATCGTCTTACGAGTCTTACGCGGCTTCGAGATCGAGTCGTTCACAGTGAAGCCAGAGATCGCGCCGGAAAACCCTGTCGTTCCCCAAGCCAACATCGGAATGGAAGGGATGATGCCTCCCTCGTTGAACGGCGGCGGTCCTGGGGCCCGGCTGCACATTTTCGGTCCCGGACAGATGGTGCCACCCGATGTTCGTCTGCGGTTGTTGGAAGATAATCTGCCGCAAAACTTGATGATTCGTGTCGAGAAGAAGGGGGATGCCCCGGCGAAGCTTCATATTGAACGCGAAGGCGAGTCTTGGGATGTGACGGCTGACGACATTGACCAGCTTCCTGAAGATCTGCGTCCGATTGCCAAGCGTTTTCTGGCAAAGAATACCAATGGACCAATCATCTTCGGCGGCAAGGACGTTCCCTTCAGCGAACTCAGAGACATGATGATCCAGCGACAGCCAGGGCAGTTCGTTCCAGGCAAAGTCGTTATGCCTCCCAATGTCGAGGCGATGCAACAGCAAATGCAGCAAGAGATGAAACAGCAGATGCGTGAGATGCAAGAGATGATGAAACGAATGCATCAACAAATGGAACGCATCCAATTGGAACAAGGTCAGCCGCAGAAAGACCTCGGACAATCTGACGAAGTCTAA
- a CDS encoding sigma-54-dependent Fis family transcriptional regulator, producing the protein MNHSHHDLLASLREKLPSHPALGTLIVGIWSVVESAQDLTEFCQGIGQVLQATTVCSAVQFQQQGPSGDWKRLVAIGSAQKVTTSQLGDWLQADVTPGTTAAIPIILLGEPNRIVILEGAAALTSEQLQATSQVLHFALQRFLENLTQTQRATHLKAMLSMVQRWHQTDDLPSLLNEMAECSTQFFAAERASIFLWDKPKHILVGRPALGVEDGKLVVPDDKGVVGAVVQTGQPRRVDDMLGHEVNRDIDKQLEFHTRSLLCVPLLDRKGRVFGAFELINKRSGNFTTQDEQGLVEIAVHAAAVLESSQQIAELLESRDRIAAAQAAEIQLIGESPPMLELRKNIDRISATKLPVLVLGENGTGKEVVSRMIHYHGNRRGQPLVSVNCAALPDTLLESELFGHEKGAFTGAHESRPGKFELASGGTLFLDEIGDMSLPGQAKLLRVLENQVLTRLGGQVDIEVDVRVIAATNQDLPKLVKENLFRQDLFYRLDVVSLHLPPLRDRGNDILILAERFLAEFARKARRDPPMLSSDAKNRLLSHMWPGNIRELRNTMERTAFLCDREIVTAEMLPLDTNNGPQVQQVPAQLDLSEATDRFQADFISYHLERSGGNMSQAAKNMGLHRSNLHRKMKQLGLLDERD; encoded by the coding sequence ATGAATCATTCCCACCATGATCTCCTGGCCTCTCTCCGTGAGAAGCTTCCCTCTCATCCCGCGTTGGGAACCTTGATTGTTGGGATCTGGTCGGTTGTGGAATCGGCCCAAGATCTGACCGAGTTCTGTCAAGGCATCGGCCAAGTCTTGCAAGCAACCACGGTCTGTAGTGCGGTGCAATTTCAGCAGCAAGGGCCAAGTGGCGATTGGAAACGACTCGTCGCGATTGGTTCGGCACAAAAAGTCACGACTTCCCAGTTGGGAGACTGGTTGCAGGCCGACGTTACACCGGGGACAACGGCTGCAATCCCAATCATCCTGCTTGGCGAGCCTAATCGAATCGTCATTCTCGAAGGAGCGGCTGCGCTAACATCCGAGCAGTTGCAAGCGACCAGCCAGGTTCTCCATTTTGCTCTGCAGCGTTTTCTCGAAAACTTGACGCAAACGCAACGGGCAACACATCTCAAAGCGATGCTCTCGATGGTGCAGCGTTGGCATCAAACGGACGATTTGCCTTCCCTTTTGAACGAAATGGCGGAATGCTCAACGCAATTTTTCGCTGCCGAACGTGCCAGCATCTTTCTGTGGGATAAGCCCAAGCACATCCTGGTGGGACGGCCAGCCCTGGGGGTCGAAGACGGCAAGCTGGTTGTGCCAGACGACAAGGGGGTGGTCGGTGCGGTTGTGCAAACCGGCCAACCGCGGCGCGTGGACGACATGCTTGGTCATGAAGTCAATCGCGATATCGACAAACAACTTGAATTCCACACGCGCAGTTTACTGTGTGTGCCGCTGTTAGATCGCAAGGGCAGGGTGTTTGGCGCGTTCGAGCTGATCAACAAACGCAGCGGTAACTTCACGACCCAGGACGAGCAAGGGCTGGTAGAGATCGCCGTGCACGCGGCTGCGGTACTGGAAAGTTCGCAGCAGATAGCCGAACTCTTGGAAAGTCGTGATCGAATTGCCGCCGCTCAGGCCGCGGAGATCCAGCTTATCGGCGAATCGCCTCCCATGCTCGAACTGCGTAAGAACATCGATCGTATTTCGGCCACGAAGCTGCCGGTTTTAGTACTGGGTGAGAACGGCACTGGCAAGGAAGTTGTCAGCCGTATGATTCACTACCACGGCAATCGACGTGGACAGCCGTTGGTATCGGTGAACTGCGCGGCGTTGCCCGACACGCTGCTGGAAAGTGAACTATTTGGCCACGAGAAAGGGGCATTCACCGGAGCTCACGAATCGAGACCAGGCAAGTTCGAGCTGGCTTCCGGTGGCACACTCTTTCTAGACGAGATCGGCGACATGAGTCTGCCGGGGCAAGCGAAGCTGTTGCGCGTGTTGGAAAACCAAGTCTTGACGCGACTCGGGGGTCAAGTTGATATCGAAGTCGATGTTCGTGTGATCGCCGCAACTAACCAGGACTTGCCCAAGCTGGTTAAGGAGAATCTCTTCCGCCAAGACTTGTTTTATCGGCTGGACGTCGTCTCGCTGCATCTGCCTCCGCTACGGGATCGGGGCAACGACATTCTGATCCTAGCCGAACGCTTTCTGGCAGAGTTTGCCCGTAAGGCTCGCCGTGATCCGCCGATGCTATCAAGCGATGCGAAGAACCGCTTGTTGTCACACATGTGGCCCGGCAACATCCGCGAGCTCCGCAACACGATGGAGCGGACCGCCTTTCTCTGCGATCGCGAGATCGTTACCGCCGAGATGCTTCCGCTGGATACCAATAACGGCCCCCAGGTGCAACAGGTTCCGGCCCAGCTTGATTTGTCCGAGGCAACCGACCGCTTTCAGGCCGATTTCATCAGCTATCACCTGGAGCGAAGTGGCGGCAACATGAGCCAGGCTGCCAAAAACATGGGCCTCCACCGCTCGAATCTGCACCGCAAGATGAAACAGCTGGGCCTGCTGGATGAACGCGATTAG